A part of Papilio machaon chromosome 23, ilPapMach1.1, whole genome shotgun sequence genomic DNA contains:
- the LOC123722325 gene encoding uncharacterized protein LOC123722325: MSDEDIDARSESLNTAIKSLRELQRTIEDHTVDQHDETAYEQEQEYRYDFEELYTTIITKLLTKKKLNQRQQEQQQQAQHHNEQQLHDQQQIRESIPKIQFQPLGASETFNNFKKRLEAYFRLNNITKDQTKTNIILSTLSPELHEKLCDLVCPEEPINMSFDLITETLNEYVDPKPSKWALQHKFISRIQKSDETIAQFTAELKKLTTNCEFNCQHCEKNTSDSFLCLQFIRGLKDNDARTKILQGQNKCTFKELVQIATSIEMAKTENDTIVTNVWPSTSNGSIYKVSTNTYRPKTSNSRQITRRDLLGKCFRCGSSHETRICNASNVTCRKCNKIGHLARVCLQRKPNLHYKAPRPNSHQLEEPNNSDNDDLNDINIISGERTEKFMISVQIENAKLKMEFDTGATLTSMSMRDYRKLNIGKRLFHTDIKLRTYTGEVIKPVGVTYVKCKYQEKEFHGKLYLINGNVDPIFGRSWMKELENLNLADIKTIQDTKNLELDQLLQLYKTSVFKSDLGKIPNYKGHLNLKENIQPIFIKPRRIPYALKTKVDEEIERLCKLGVITKVDRSEWGKLVVPVDIIK; this comes from the coding sequence ATGTCTGACGAGGACATCGATGCTCGCTCTGAGAGCCTTAATACAGCGATAAAGTCTCTGCGAGAGCTTCAGCGAACGATCGAAGACCACACCGTCGACCAGCATGACGAGACCGCTTACGAGCAAGAACAGGAGTACAGATACGATTTCGAAGAGCTGTACACAACAATTATCACGAAACTATTAACGAAAAAGAAACTAAACCAACGACAGCAAGAACAACAACAGCAAGCGCAACATCATAATGAACAACAGTTGCATGACCAGCAGCAGATACGTGAGAGcatacctaaaatacaatttcaaccACTAGGAGCATCAGAAACTTTCAACAACTTTAAGAAAAGACTGGAAGCCTACTTTCGATTGAATAATATTACCAAAGATCAAACAAAAACCAACATTATACTATCTACATTATCACCAGAGCTCCATGAAAAGCTCTGTGACTTAGTGTGCCCAGAAGAACCAATTAATATGTCATTTGATCTCATCACCGAAACACTTAATGAATATGTAGATCCAAAACCTAGTAAATGGGCCCTACAACATAAATTCATATCAAGAATACAAAAATCTGATGAAACTATAGCTCAATTCACAgcggaactaaaaaaattaacaacaaactGCGAATTTAATTGTCAACATTGTGAGAAGAACACATCAGATAGTTTCCTTTGCCTACAATTCATACGAGGCTTAAAAGATAATGACGCAcgaacaaaaattttacaaggTCAAAATAAATGCACATTTAAAGAACTAGTTCAAATAGCAACATCAATCGAAATGGCAAAAACAGAAAACGACACTATTGTTACAAATGTATGGCCCAGCACGAGTAACGGCAGTATTTACAAAGTTTCTACAAACACATATCGACCTAAAACTTCAAACTCAAGACAAATCACACGCCGAGATTTATTAGGTAAATGTTTTCGCTGCGGATCTTCTCATGAAACCAGGATATGTAACGCCAGCAATGTCACCTGCcggaaatgcaataaaatcgGCCATCTTGCCCGCGTTTGCCTACAACGCAAACCTAATCTGCACTACAAGGCACCAAGACCCAATTCGCACCAACTAGAAGAGCCGAACAATAGCGATAACGATGACTTGAACGATATCAATATTATATCTGGCGAAAGAACTGAGAAATTCATGATATCAGTACAGATCGAGAACGCAAAGCTGAAAATGGAATTTGATACTGGAGCAACATTAACGTCAATGTCAATGCGAGACTATAGAAAACTGAATATTGGAAAAAGACTGTTCCACACAGATATTAAACTTCGTACTTACACAGGAGAAGTAATAAAACCAGTTGGAGTCACTTACGTTAAATGCAAATACCAAGAGAAGGAATTTCACggtaaactatatttaatcaaTGGCAATGTAGATCCTATTTTTGGACGCAGTTGGATGAAGGAACTGGAAAACTTGAACTTAGcagatataaaaactatacaaGACACAAAGAACTTAGAACTAGACCAACTCttacaactttataaaacttCAGTTTTTAAGTCCGACCTGGGTAAAATACCTAATTACAAGGGACACTTAAACcttaaagaaaacatacaaccaatttttatcaaaccTCGAAGAATACCCTACGctttaaaaactaaagtgGATGAAGAAATAGAGCGACTTTGCAAGCTAGGGGTCATTACGAAAGTGGACCGCTCTGAGTGGGGAAAACTAGTGGTACCAGttgacattataaaataa